The DNA region CTGCCGGCCTCGCCCGCGATGGCGGCGCCGACCTTCCGGGTGCCCTTCCCTTGTGGCCAGACCTGGTCCGGGCAGACCCGCAGCGGCCACAGCCCGGCCAACGCCATCGACTTCAACCGCACCGACGACCTGGGTGACCCCGTGGTGGCCAGCGCCCCCGGCACGGTAGACCGGGTGACCGACCTGGGCGGCAGCAGCTACGGAAAATACGTCCGGATCAACCACGGCAACGGCTATCACACCTACTACGCCCACCTGCGGGGCTTCAATGTCTCCGTCGGTCAGTCCGTGGGCTACGGCAAGGTGATCGGCTGGGTCGGCAACACCGGCAATTCCAGCGGCCCCCACCTGCACTACGAGCAGCGGCTCAACGGGGCCGACATCAAGGTCCGGTTCAACGGAACCCTGGCGCTGTACTGGGGCACCAGGAACTACACCAGCGGCAACGGCTGCTCCTCGGCCACCGGCTCCGGCACGGTACGCACCGCCGGTGCCAATCTGACCGTCCGCTCCGGCCCGGGCACCGGCTACTCGGCGGTCGACTCCCTGGCCACCGGTACGAAGGTCACCATCAACTGTCAGACCAACGGCACCACGGTGACCGGCACCTACGGCACCAGTTCGATCTGGAACCGGATCGGCGCCGGCCGCTTCATCGCGGACGCGTACACCTACACCGGCTACGACGGGTTCATCCCGAACGTGCCCCGCTGCTGAGCTCTCCTCGACCACCTGGGCGCGGTGCGGCTACCCGCCGCGCCCAGGCGGGAGGTCACCCGTTGAGCTGCCAGATCGAGTAGTTCAGGGCGGCGGCGAAGGTCACCCAGGCCCAGTAGGGCAGCAGCAGGGCCGCCGCCAGCCCGCTGACCCGCCGGAACAACAGCACGGTGACCCCGATCGCCACCCACATCACCAGGATCTCGGCGAAGGCCAGGCCGTACTGGCCGGCGCCGAAGAACAGCGGGGTCCAGGCGGCGTTCAGCAGCAGCTGCACCACCCAGGCGATCAGGGCGGGGCCGAGACCCACCCGACGCCAGACCAGCCAGCCGGACACCGCGATCATCACGTAGAGCACGGTCCACACCGGCCCGAACAGCCAGGAGGGTGGTGCCCAGCCGGGTTGGTCCAGGCTGGCGTACTCGGCCGTGGTGCCGGTGACGGCCAGGCTGCCCAGGGCCGCTGCGGCGAACACGGCCAACCCGAAGCCGGCCAGCGCCCACCACTGTCGCGCACCGCCGGTGGGCCGTTCGGTCTGTGCCGTAGTCATCCGCATGAGGGCTGCTTCTCCGCCCCGGAGGGTCGGCAAACCTCAGGGTCGCATGTCGGACACCGCAGGGAGGGTGGACAGCACGCCGGGGTCGCCATGCCCGGCGACTCCAGTCGGGAGGACGGAGTTCCGGTCATGACGACCCCGGCGGGTCCGGTGTGGGCGACGTCGTCGTCGCCACGTCAATTGAAGATGCTGACACCACCCGGGCCGACGAGAAGACCGACCACGATGAGGACGATGCCCCAGAGAATCTGCCGCCGGAACAGCGCGAGGATGCCGGCAACCACCAGTACGACTGCGAGAATCCAGAGAATCAGCTCCATGGTTGCGCAGTACCCGATGTCCCGACTGGGGAAACGTCGGCCTGATCGAGACCATCGCCCAGATAGAAGATGCTGTACGCCTGCTTGATCACCGGGTGGGCCACATTGCGCACCCGTACCCCGCCCGGGGTGACCCCCCGCTCCGAGCCGTGGTGGGCGTGCCCGTGCACGGCCAGGGTGGTCGGGGCGTCGTCGATCGCCTGACCCAGCTGGTAACAGCCGAGGAAGGGATAGATCTCCAAGGGCTCACCGGCCAGGGTGTCCGGCACCGGCGAGTAGTGGGTCAGGGCCACCAGCATGTCGCAGTCCAGCGACCGCAGGGCCGCCGACAGCCGTTCGGCGCTCTCGGTAGTGGTGCGTACGAAGGCCTTCATCTCCGGCTCACCGAAGTCACTGGCGCACCGGCCGGCGAATCCGCCGCCGAAGCCCTTGACCCCGGCCACCCCCAGCCGCCCACCCGCGCAGTCGAGCACCACCCCGGTGCCCTCCAGCACGGCGATCCCCGCCTCCTCCAGGACCCCGACCACCTGTGGTACCTGGTCGCACTGGTGGTCGTGGTTGCCGAGGACGGCGATCACCGGTACCCCCAGGCCACCGAACTCCCGGGCCACGCAGCGGGCCTCGGCCTCGGTGCCGTGCCGGGTCAGGTCACCGGCGAGCAGCAGTACGTCGGCACGGTCGGGCAACTCCTCCAGTGCCGGCCGGAACCGACCGACCACGTCCTCGTCCAGATGCACGTCCCCCACGGCGGCGATCCGGATAACCATCGAACCTCCCTCAGAGTTGCTCGATCTCCGTGGGCGCCTGCGTGCGGGTCACCCCGATGTCGCTGTTGATCGACACCTCCGGGAAGCGCTCGGCCACCGCGCGCAGGATCTCCTCCCGCCGGTACGCGCTCTCCACCTCGCCGTACAGCATGAGGCCGCGTTCCGTGCGGACCACGGTGATGCCCTGTTCGGCCACGGCCGGGTCCTCGGAGAGCAGTCGTTGGATCTCCGCCTCGACGTACTCGTCCGGTGGTCCGGCGCCGGGGTCGCGGTACACGGTCACGGTGTTCCCCTCCCGTCGGTCGTGCCGACGAACGGCACGACTTCCAGCCTGTCCAGCAGCACCAGGAACGACTCCGCGTACGGCGAGTGCTGCGTGTCCTTGTGTACCCGCTCCCAGTCGATCTGCTCCCGCAGCGACCGGGCCAACGGCAGACCCCGGGCGAAGTCGCAGTAGTGCTGGGAGAAGCTGAGCAGCTTGTGCACCATCAACTGGGTGGCCGACAACACCGGCATGTGGATGGCGTCGACCGGCCGCACCACCGTGTCCGTGAAGGTCTCCTCGGTCACCGGGGTCTCGATCGGTCGATGGATCAGGTCCACCATCCGGCCGCCGTCGTAGACCTTGACCAGCCAGTCCTCCGGCGGCCGCTCGGCGGTGAAACCGGCGGCCACCAGGGCCTCCAGGGCGGTATCGACATCGGTCTGGCGGATCAGGAAGTCGACGTCGTGCTCGCTGGAGTGCCCGCCGTGGGCGTAGACGGCGAAGCTGCCGCCTAGGGCGAACGGAATGTCGGCCTGCTTGAGCACGGCGGCGACCTTCTTCAGGGTGTGGAGAAGAGTTTCGTCGTCGCGCTCGGCCATCTCGACTCTCCTGTCGACTCGTTCGGGGCACCTCGGGGGTTCCCATCCGTACCCGGCATTCCGCCAACCCACACCTGTCACGCTGTTGGAACACCCCGAACCACCCCTAACCAGTAGGTAACGCGCAGGGGTGCTGCGGGGGTCGGATAATCTGTCGAGGGTGGTCAGTGCGACGAAAGCTCCTCTGCCGGCATGGTCGGCTCCCTCATCCGAGCGCGGTCGGACGAGCCGACTCCGCGCCGTGGCGCTGGTCGGCATCGACGGCTCCGGCAAGACCACCCAGGCACAGTTGCTGGCCGACGCCCTCAGCGCGGCCGGACATCACGCCACCTACCACCGCAATGCGGGCGGCCGACGCTGGTTGGGGCGGGCGGCCCACCGACTGGGTAGGGGGGAGGCCCACCGGCTGGTCGGGCGGGACGGCATGCTGCTGGTGGAGTCCGTACTGCGCTGGTTGGCCATCGCGGCGGCGTTGCTGGCCGGCTGGTTCACCGGCCGGACGGCGGTGATGGACCGCTACGCCGTCTGCCAGTACGCCAGCCTCCGGGCCCACGGTGGGCAGCGCTGGGAGCGGCTCGTCCGAGCGGCGTACCGGATCTTTCCGCAACCGCAGGTGACCTTCCTGATGGCGGTGCACCCGGCGGAGGCGTACCGGCGGATCGAGCGGCGCGGCACCGACCAGGAGAGCCTGACCTACCTGACCGCAGCCGACCACGCCTACCGCACCCTGCCGGAATATCCGACCTTCGTCGTCGTGGACGCGAACCGGCCGGCGGAGGAGGTGGCCCAGGCGATCCAGGCCTACCTGACCGGGTGGTGGGCGGCGCAGGACCAGGCCTGGTGCGGGATACGGGTAGCGAACCCCGTCGCCCCCGTCGCCCCGGTGGCGCCGGCTCAGGCCCGACCGTAGACCGGTACGGCGGCGCCGCTGGTCGGGGCGGACTCCTCGGAGGCCAGGAAACGGATCACCGAGGCGATCTCGGTCGGTGCCACCCACCGGGAATGATCGGCCTGCGGCATGTCCGCCCGGTTGGTCGGGGTGTCGATGATGCTCGGCAGCACGGTGTTGCAGCGCACCCCGGCCGACTTGTACTCCACCGCGACAGCCGAGGCGAAGGCGAGCACCGCGGCCTTGGCGGTGACATAGCCGGCGACCCCCGGGAAGGGGGCCACCGCCGCCCGGGAGGCCACACAGACCACCGCGCCCCCGCCGGCCTCGATCAGACGCGGCAGGGCGGCCCGGGTGACCAGGTGGGTGGGGCGCAGATTGAGGGTCAGCATCCGCTCGAACTCCTCGATCGGGGTCTCGTGCACCAGACCGGCGCTGGCGTAACCGCCGACCAGGTTGACCACGGCCCGCAGCGGCGCCTGGGGATCCTCGGCGGCCACCTCGGTGACCCTGGCCACGTCGTCCGCCTCGGTCAGATCGGCGACCAGCCGTACCGGAGCGTTGGGGCCCGGATCGGGGCTCGGGGTCGGCTGGTGCCGTTGTGGCGCCACCACCCGCCAGCCCGCCTCGACGAAGGTCGCGGTCACCGCGGTGCCCAGCCCGCCGGTGCCTCCGGTGATCAACACGCTGCGTTCGGCCATGGCCACACGCTACTGCCGTCGCCCGTCCCGCGCGTCGGTCGGTGGTGGGGGACGCGAGCCCACGGCGGGGGGCAAACCCGGGCATAGAACGGGGGCACGGATTGTTCATCAGGGCGTGGGGTATTACCACCGGCGTGGATGAACCAACCGTTCCGCGTACGCGTATCTGGCAGTGACCAGCATCGCAGCACGGGGGTGACCCGGGTCGCTGTATCGGTCGGCCGGGCAGTGTTGCCATGGGCGGGTACGGTCAGCGATTCGTCGATCCGTCGACCTCACCGAGGTCCCTGTCTACCAGATCATTCGACAGGGTGCTGACAGCAAACGTGGACCGTGCTCTCAGCTGATTATCAGGCATTCGTGACACTTTCGACCCACGACATGGAATCCCCGATACGTCTCATCTGTTGTGTAGATGTCAGCACCGATGGGCACAGCGGAGGTTACGGGGGAGGGGCTGATGAGCGTGGGGATGGCAAGGAACCGGGCAACCGGCGCGATAGAGGGGACCGTGGGCAACGTGGACAAGAACATCGGGATGCGAACCGACGAGGTTGCCGAGGAGCGCGACCTGGTTGGAGTCTACCTGCACGAGATCTCCCGGACGCCTTTGCTGGACGCCGCCATGGAGGTCGACCTTTCCAAGGCCATCGAGGCGGGCCTGTACGCCGAGCACCTGCTCAGCGAGGACCGCGTGCCCGACGGTGTCACCCGGGAGGAACTGAGCCGACTGGTCGCCGAGGGCGAGCGGGCCAAGGACCTGTTCATCCGCGCCAACCTCCGTCTGGTCGTGTCGATCGCCCGGCGTTACGTCCGCTCCGGGATGCCGATGCTGGACCTGATCCAGGAGGGCAACACCGGCCTGGTCCGAGCGGTCGAGAAGTTCGACTACGAACGCGGCTACAAGTTCTCCACCTACGCGACCTGGTGGATCCGCCAGGCGATCAGCCGGGCGATCGCCCAGCAGGAACGCACCGTGCGGCTGCCGGTGCACCTGGTGGAGGACGTCAACCGGATGCGCAACGTGGCCCGGCAGCTCACCCGTGAGCTGGGTGGTGACCCCGAGCCGGAGCAGATCGCGGCAGCCCTGGGGGTGACCGTCGAGCGGGTCAACGAGTTGGTCCGCTGGTCGCAGGACACCGTGTCGCTGGACACCCCGGTCGGTGACGACGGTGACACCAACCTGGGTGACCTGGTAGCCGACAGCGACGCCCCCTCGCCGGAGGAGATCGTGCTCACCGGCCTGGAGCGGCAGCGCATCGAGGGCCTGCTCAACCACCTGGACGACCGGTCCGCCGGCATCATGCGGGCGCGGTACGGGCTGGAGGACGGCCGGGAGCACTCGCTGACCGAGGTGGCCTCGCGGTTCTCGCTGTCCCGCGAGCGGATCCGCCAGCTGGAGATCCAGGCGCTCGGGCGGCTACGTGAGCTGGCTCGCGCGGAGGGGCTGCAAGCGGCCTGACCTGGTAGGAATGACTAGCGAAGGGCCGGCGTCCGGTAGGGGGACGCCGGCCCTTCGTCATGAGCACCGGCCGGACCAGGTCTGACCGGGTCGCGCGGACTCAGCGCACCCGGCCGTAACCGTAGGGTGCCATCAGGTCGACGGCCCGCTTCTCCACATTCCGCCCGAAGGTGGGTGCGTGGATGACCTGTCCGCCGCCCACATAGATCGCCACATGCCCCAGGCTGCGGTAGAAGACCAGGTCGCCCGGGCGCAACTCGCTGCGGCTGATGTGGGCGACCACCCCCCACTGCATCCGGGTGTTGTGCGGCAACGACTTGCCGGCGGCCCGCCAGGCGGCGGAGGTCAACCCGGAACAGTCGTAGCCGTTCGGCCCGTCCTGGCCCCACGCGTACGGCTTGCCCAGGGCGCCGTAGGCGTACCGGACGGCTACACCGGCCTGGCCGGAGATGCTGGGGGCGTCCTTGGCGCTGTCCGGCCGGTTGGTGGCACGTTCGGTGGCCCGGCCGTACGCCTGCCGGCGTAGCTCGTACAACTTGGCCAGGTCCCGCTCGATCCGGCGCTTGGCGCTGGTCAGCTCCCGCGACCGCGCGGCCTGCTGAGTGAGGGTCACATCCAGCCGGGTCTTCTCGTCGAGCAGCCGCTGCTGGTCCGCGGTGTAACCGGCGATGGTGGCCTGGCGTTGCCGGGTCAGGTGATCCAGGGTGCCCAGCCGGTCCAGCACGGACGCCGAGTCCCCGCCGTGCAGCAGGGCGTCCACCGCGCCGAGGTTGCCGGTCTTGTATGCCGTGGTGGCCAACTCGGTGACATCCGCGCGACTCTGCTCGGCCTGCTGCTCCAGCGGACCGATCCGCTGCTGGAGTCGGCGTACGGCGGCCTGGTTCTTCTTGATCTTCTCGCGCAGCTCGTTGTGCGCCTCCACCACGTTCTCCAACTCGGTGGAGGCATTGTCGATCCGCCGGGTCAACTCGGCGGGGGAGGGTTCGGCCCGAGCCACCGTGGCCGGTGCGATCAGCACCAGAGCGAACGCGGTGACGGTCAGGGCCCGCAGCGTGTGTAACAGGGGCGACAAGAGCTTGATGCTCCTCTCCCGTCGCCGACGCGGGCCTGCTGACGCTCCGCGGCGGCACCAGCCCGGTGCCGTCCGGGGCGGACGGCGGCCGACCGGGCCGACTCGCCCAAGGTAGTACGGGACGGGAGTCGGCGGCAGTGAAAGCCGGGACCAATGGTGATGGTGAGACGGAATCAGGTTTGCTTTCGTCGGTAATGAGCCGACATGGAGTGAAAGTGAGAATGGTCCGTTCCGGCACATGACGCCCGGGTCCTGGGGCGCCATATCCGACAAGCCGGAATCGGCATGGTGTTTCCGGCGCCCTGGCCCGCCACCCCGCCGCTGAGCACCGCAAACGGCCAGGCCAGGGTGGCGAGACGGGCACACAATAAGCGCACAGCCGGGATTCCCGCACATCTGCCTCGAGGAGCCGGCCGCCGGTCGCCTCGACACCAGCAGTGGAGGAGGGGCCGTGGAGCGTGAGGGTGCTAGGACACGACCACCCTGGTCACCGGGGGGTACCGCAGGTGGACAACCCACCCTGCTCTACGCCCGACCCGGGATCATCGTCACGGCCGACCGGTTCACGGTCGGCACCACCACTTGGCAGGTCGCGGAACTGACCCACCTACACACCACCCGGGGGCCCCACGACCGGATGGCCACCCGGGCCGCCCTGGTCTCCGCCGCAGTGATCGTCGGCATCGGGCTGGCCCTGGGCTTCACCGGCGGACTGCAACGGCTCACCGCCGGGGCGTACCTGCTGCTCGGTGCGGTGTTCCTGGTGCCGGTGCTGGTCGCGGCGGCCGGCGACCGGTGGCGACCCCCGGCGTACGAGCTGTGGGGGCAGCGTGCAGGTGCCACGGAGCTGCTGTTCGCCAGCGACGACGAACACCAGTTCGGCCAGGTCAGCCGGGCACTGCGGCGGGCCCGGGAGATCCACCGCCACGGCGGCTGGGAGGACCCCCTGGCCAACGCCGACCTGTGGCGGCCCCAGCGCTGAGTCGCCGGGGGTCAGCCGGCGACCGGCTGCGGGGCCGGCTCCGGCTGCTCGGCGAGGACCATGGCGCCCACCTTGCGCTCGGCCCAGAAGGAGAGGAAGGGCACGGTCCCGGCCAGCATCACCAGGACCATCCGCTTGAGCGGCCAGTTGACCCGCCGGGACAGGTCGAAGGTGGCTACCAGGTAGAGCATGTAGAGAAAGCCGTGCGCCTGACCGACCGTCTCCACCACGATCGGCTCGTCGAAGCCGTACTTCAACGGCATGCCGATGACGACCAACAGGATCAGCACCACACCGACGATCCAGGCGATCACGCGGTAACGGGTGAGGGCAGCGCGCACTTCTGGTGTCCTTCCGGGCCGGCTCAGCCGGGATAGTCGCCGGGCTTGGCGCCCGGATTGGCGTTCAACCATGACAGGTAGCGGTTGTATGCGGCCAGCTCAGGGTCGTCCTCGCCGGGGGTGTCGACCGTGCGGGTGACCCGTACCGGCCGACCGATGCCCGGCTGTGGTCGTACCCCGGTCGGCCCGGCGGACCGGCCCGCCGCAACGGCCTCGGCCGCCTCGACGACCGCGGAGTCGCCGGTCGCCGACGACGCCGGGGTGTCGCGCAGCGCGTGGCGGACCTCACGCCACCAGACGAAGACCACGAACCCCGCGAAGATCGGCCACTCGATCGCGTAGCCCCAGCTGATGGCGTTGCCGGCGGCGGCCCGACTGACCTGCCACCAGCCCAGCGCCAGGAAGGCCGTCACCAGTACGACCATGGCCGCGTGGCGGGCGATCCACGCCGGGGTCCAGAGCCGCTTCATGGCACCGAGGGTACCGGGACCTCGTTCTTCTCCGACACCGTGTCGTAGTGGTGGCGGTGGTTTGGTCGACCGGGGGGTGGGCAACCGTACAGACGCCAGCCCACTACGGACGAGGGGGCGCGAGATGACAGCATCCCGATCAGCGGACGGATTTCCCCCCGGCGGCACCGAGGTGAGCCCCGAGCAGCGGATGCCGCTGTGGGGTGACGGCCGGGTGGCCGCGGCCAACTCCGGCATCGAACCACTCGGTGTCGACCCGGAGGAGTTGACCGAGGAGGACCTCATCCGCGAGATGGAGAGCCTGCACCGGACCCGGTTGGACACCCTGCGGCACGCCACCGACTCGGCGC from Micromonospora sp. NBC_01739 includes:
- a CDS encoding peptidoglycan DD-metalloendopeptidase family protein; its protein translation is MHDRWLRPITARLLAAGALLMLLVAGFLLPASPAMAAPTFRVPFPCGQTWSGQTRSGHSPANAIDFNRTDDLGDPVVASAPGTVDRVTDLGGSSYGKYVRINHGNGYHTYYAHLRGFNVSVGQSVGYGKVIGWVGNTGNSSGPHLHYEQRLNGADIKVRFNGTLALYWGTRNYTSGNGCSSATGSGTVRTAGANLTVRSGPGTGYSAVDSLATGTKVTINCQTNGTTVTGTYGTSSIWNRIGAGRFIADAYTYTGYDGFIPNVPRC
- a CDS encoding TspO/MBR family protein; this encodes MRMTTAQTERPTGGARQWWALAGFGLAVFAAAALGSLAVTGTTAEYASLDQPGWAPPSWLFGPVWTVLYVMIAVSGWLVWRRVGLGPALIAWVVQLLLNAAWTPLFFGAGQYGLAFAEILVMWVAIGVTVLLFRRVSGLAAALLLPYWAWVTFAAALNYSIWQLNG
- a CDS encoding GPGG-motif small membrane protein, which gives rise to MELILWILAVVLVVAGILALFRRQILWGIVLIVVGLLVGPGGVSIFN
- a CDS encoding metallophosphoesterase family protein, encoding MVIRIAAVGDVHLDEDVVGRFRPALEELPDRADVLLLAGDLTRHGTEAEARCVAREFGGLGVPVIAVLGNHDHQCDQVPQVVGVLEEAGIAVLEGTGVVLDCAGGRLGVAGVKGFGGGFAGRCASDFGEPEMKAFVRTTTESAERLSAALRSLDCDMLVALTHYSPVPDTLAGEPLEIYPFLGCYQLGQAIDDAPTTLAVHGHAHHGSERGVTPGGVRVRNVAHPVIKQAYSIFYLGDGLDQADVSPVGTSGTAQPWS
- a CDS encoding nucleotidyltransferase family protein codes for the protein MPTSATARSRLVRPRSDEGADHAGRGAFVALTTLDRLSDPRSTPARYLLVRGGSGCSNSVTGVGWRNAGYGWEPPRCPERVDRRVEMAERDDETLLHTLKKVAAVLKQADIPFALGGSFAVYAHGGHSSEHDVDFLIRQTDVDTALEALVAAGFTAERPPEDWLVKVYDGGRMVDLIHRPIETPVTEETFTDTVVRPVDAIHMPVLSATQLMVHKLLSFSQHYCDFARGLPLARSLREQIDWERVHKDTQHSPYAESFLVLLDRLEVVPFVGTTDGRGTP
- a CDS encoding dTMP kinase; protein product: MALVGIDGSGKTTQAQLLADALSAAGHHATYHRNAGGRRWLGRAAHRLGRGEAHRLVGRDGMLLVESVLRWLAIAAALLAGWFTGRTAVMDRYAVCQYASLRAHGGQRWERLVRAAYRIFPQPQVTFLMAVHPAEAYRRIERRGTDQESLTYLTAADHAYRTLPEYPTFVVVDANRPAEEVAQAIQAYLTGWWAAQDQAWCGIRVANPVAPVAPVAPAQARP
- a CDS encoding SDR family NAD(P)-dependent oxidoreductase, with the protein product MAERSVLITGGTGGLGTAVTATFVEAGWRVVAPQRHQPTPSPDPGPNAPVRLVADLTEADDVARVTEVAAEDPQAPLRAVVNLVGGYASAGLVHETPIEEFERMLTLNLRPTHLVTRAALPRLIEAGGGAVVCVASRAAVAPFPGVAGYVTAKAAVLAFASAVAVEYKSAGVRCNTVLPSIIDTPTNRADMPQADHSRWVAPTEIASVIRFLASEESAPTSGAAVPVYGRA
- a CDS encoding sigma-70 family RNA polymerase sigma factor — translated: MARNRATGAIEGTVGNVDKNIGMRTDEVAEERDLVGVYLHEISRTPLLDAAMEVDLSKAIEAGLYAEHLLSEDRVPDGVTREELSRLVAEGERAKDLFIRANLRLVVSIARRYVRSGMPMLDLIQEGNTGLVRAVEKFDYERGYKFSTYATWWIRQAISRAIAQQERTVRLPVHLVEDVNRMRNVARQLTRELGGDPEPEQIAAALGVTVERVNELVRWSQDTVSLDTPVGDDGDTNLGDLVADSDAPSPEEIVLTGLERQRIEGLLNHLDDRSAGIMRARYGLEDGREHSLTEVASRFSLSRERIRQLEIQALGRLRELARAEGLQAA
- a CDS encoding C40 family peptidase, encoding MSPLLHTLRALTVTAFALVLIAPATVARAEPSPAELTRRIDNASTELENVVEAHNELREKIKKNQAAVRRLQQRIGPLEQQAEQSRADVTELATTAYKTGNLGAVDALLHGGDSASVLDRLGTLDHLTRQRQATIAGYTADQQRLLDEKTRLDVTLTQQAARSRELTSAKRRIERDLAKLYELRRQAYGRATERATNRPDSAKDAPSISGQAGVAVRYAYGALGKPYAWGQDGPNGYDCSGLTSAAWRAAGKSLPHNTRMQWGVVAHISRSELRPGDLVFYRSLGHVAIYVGGGQVIHAPTFGRNVEKRAVDLMAPYGYGRVR
- a CDS encoding DUF6232 family protein, with translation MEREGARTRPPWSPGGTAGGQPTLLYARPGIIVTADRFTVGTTTWQVAELTHLHTTRGPHDRMATRAALVSAAVIVGIGLALGFTGGLQRLTAGAYLLLGAVFLVPVLVAAAGDRWRPPAYELWGQRAGATELLFASDDEHQFGQVSRALRRAREIHRHGGWEDPLANADLWRPQR
- a CDS encoding DUF3817 domain-containing protein is translated as MRAALTRYRVIAWIVGVVLILLVVIGMPLKYGFDEPIVVETVGQAHGFLYMLYLVATFDLSRRVNWPLKRMVLVMLAGTVPFLSFWAERKVGAMVLAEQPEPAPQPVAG
- a CDS encoding DUF6158 family protein, with product MTASRSADGFPPGGTEVSPEQRMPLWGDGRVAAANSGIEPLGVDPEELTEEDLIREMESLHRTRLDTLRHATDSALATHLRRTAELETEYLARHPGREVDPTRLREV